The DNA segment GTTCTTATATCGCCGCAGTGTCGGCGCATTGCAACAGCTGCCTCTAGATCCCCCTGGCGTACCTCGATCAGTAAGTCTCGATGGCCTAGGACGGCTCCTGGCAGTACAAGTAAGCCGAAACGGAAGATGGGAGATTGATCTAATTCATCTACCATAATCAAGGTAATAGGCCCGCCCAACGCAAAAAAGTCTCACCACTCGTTACTTCAATGATCAATATGGCTACAAAGCCAATCATGGCAAAGCGCCCGTTCACTCTCTCGGCGTAGGCACTCCAACCAAACGTTGGGACTTCGGTTGTAGTCGCAGATCTCGTTTGGCTTTGGGTGGTTCTAACAGTGTTAGTGGTCTCGGAAGTCATCAGGTAGATCAGAAGCGATCGAATTTATAGTCTGCCGCAGGCAATAAACGCCATCCTCCATGTCCATCCAGCTCTAAGACCGTGTCGTGAAATTCGGTCAAAGTGGGGCGATGACCAACGCTGATAAATGACATCTCACGACGACAAAGTAAATTATAAAGATGGCGTTCCGTCGCCACGTCTAAAGCGCTAGTGGCTTCATCTAGGACCACCATTTGTGGGGCATTTAAAAGCAGACGAGCAAAAGCTAGTCTTTGTTGTTCTCCAAGGGACAATAAGCGCGGCCAATCCTGCTTCACATCCAGATTGGGATAGCGATTCAGCAAATCAGGGAGACGTACTTCAGCTAAAACAGCTAGAAATTGATCTTCCGCGAACCGATCGGACTGCAGCGGGTAGGCTAACTGCTCACGCAATGAACCCAGAAGCATGTACGGCTTTTGGGGAATAAATAACAAATCGCCAGCTGAAGGTCTCTGGATTTCACCACCAGACTGGACTGGCCAAAGACCACTCACTAAACGTAAGAAAGAAGTCTTTCCGCATCCAGAGTGACCTACCACCAAAAGACTTTGGTGTGGTTCGAGGCTAAGGCTAAGATCACGAATCAGCACCCTCTCGCTGTATGGGGGTACGAGATTTACATGCTTCAACAGGAGGCAGTTATTCTTAACAGTTTGAGGGGCTATGTCGATAGTATTGGATAAACCCTCACCGTCGGCACTAATTTCATCCACACGGCCCTGAAAACTTTCAAGTCGAGAAATGCTAGCGGAGAATGCTGCTAAGCGATCGATGTTATTGACGATGTAACTGACCGAAAATAAAACCTGAGAGAATGCTATACTTGCTTGACCAAAAACACCGAAATCAACCTCTTTTGCAAAATAAATTGGAGCTATTACTAACCAAGGAAGGAAACGCGAAAAATAATCATAAGAGCGCTGAATAACGCTGATCAAAGCTTCCCAAACTATCAAGTTGTTATAGTTTTTAATTGCCCCATTGAGGCGACGATTTGCTTCTTTACTTTCTTGCCCTTCGCCGCCATAAAAAGCAATAGATTCAGCATTATCACGAATATGAACCAGTCCATAGCGAAAGTCTGCTTCAAGCTTCAGCTGTTGGTAATTTAGGACAACAAGTTTTCGACTCGCAAATATAATTAAACTTGTTCCTATTACTGAATAAACTAAAAGGAATAATGCAAGGCGACTATTAATTGTCCAAAGAACAATAATGAAACTTAGAAAGGTTAGTAAAGCAGAAATTACTTCTACAATAACACTCAAACTAGTGATCGTAAAACTCCTTGTATCATCTGAAATTCGCTGATCAGGATTATCAATATCAGAAGCATTCTCATCATTTGGATTGAGAACATAGTAGGCGCGATTAGCAAGATAGCGGTTAAGCAGGCGTGAACTAAGCCATTGACGCCACATTAAACCGACTTTAGGAATTAAATAACTCTGGATAGCCCGGATTGGCAAAGCTAAAACTAGACAAAATGCGTAAATCGCGACAATTTTCCAAAAACTGCTCTCGTCATATCCAACCAGGGCATTTTCAATATTTCGGGCAATAAAACTAATACCTACATTGATTCCATTAATCACAAGGATTAGTAGAGCAATCACGCCAAGAAGCAACCAAGGTAGCCAATGACCCTGACGAAGTTTGCTACGAAAAACTACAAAACAGCCTCCACCCATCAAGCCAAGCGCGCTGACCAAAGGACCAATCCAGCCATCCCAAATGGCATCGACGCGCTCAGGAACCCCTGGCAGAAAACGTTCTTGAAGGCTTGGACTTAGAGCTCCACTGATTCCGACTATTGCCGTTAGCAACAGCAAAGTAACACCGATGACAACCATTAATAGAGCCACCACTAGCAGCAAAAACTGCCAGGAGCGATTCTCCTCAACTGGGAGAAAATACGGTTGCGCGAGGCGTTGTAACCGGCCTAGCTGTAAACCGAAATCTCGAAACGGACGCCTTGAAGATGTTGTCATCAGCCCATTTTGACTGTGGCGGGCTCAACCAGGGGGCCAGGCTAGGGGACGACCACCGATTACATGAACGTGGAGGTGAAACACCGTTTGTCCAGCCCCAGTACCACTGTTAATTACTGTGCGCCAATCGTTCAAGCCTTCTTGTCGAGCCACACGAGCCGCCACTAATAACAGGTGCCCAAGAAGGGTCTGATCGCTCTCCACCGCCGATCGTAAACTCTCAATTGGTCGGCGGGGAATCACCAGAACATGAATAGGCGCTTGAGGAGCAATATCTCGAAACGCTAGACAAAACTCATCGCTATACACCTTGTCGCAAGGAATCTCGCCGTGAAGAATTTTTCTGAAGATCGTGTCGTCCGCCATAACAATTGACAGGGAGGTGAAAAGGAAATGAGACTAGAGAGACGATGTCCCAGCGCCTTACCTCACGGACGCGAGTCAAGCCTACCGCTGTTGAAGTGGACCTCTGGTTTAGCCTTAAGTGTATCTGGGTCTTAGTCGATCAGGATCCCTGACGGGTTATCAAAAAATCTCGGGAACTAGCTTGCTCCACCTTGTAAAACAGCGAACCCCGCTAACTCAATTGTATCGATAACAACCAGGACCCAATCAACCGCCCTAGGTCTAACCGTGCTGCTCAGTCAAACTGGGGTCGGATAGCAGCTTAGGATCGCGTCACTGCATGATCGCTCTTATGAACCTATGCCTGTAAAAAGTCTGGGCCTCCCGGTGATTCTTGATAATACCAGTGAAAACGCGCCGTCCCTCAGGGTAGTAGTTGAGGTGGTCCCCTACATTGGAGCAGCCTCTGCACCAACCGCTATTCAGGCCTTCAGAACGCGGTAGTAAGACGCGTCAGCCAAGGCCCATCAATAGCTACTACCTGTGTCCGACCTACTAGTAACCCGCATCGTTGCGCGGACTTGCCCGACGGCAAGAGAAACTGAGATAGCAATAACGAATGTTGATAGATGCAAGCTCACTAACCATGTATAATCTTGCAGTCTTTGTAACTGATACATATACGCTTCGTCGCTGAATACACCAAAAGCTCGGGTAAATTCCTCGATTAGCCAGTCATGATATGTCCAGCATCTACTGTTGCACCAATTACGATAGGCAATCAATTTGTTCGAGTAATATCCTGATAAATATAGAGATGACCAAGAGCTTTCTCACCATAAGCACGTCGCATCAATTTCCATCCTGGCTGAAGTTTAAGCTGAACAAAACCACTAGCTATTCCACCCGAACGAGCAACTGTAAATATCGGTTTAGAGGGATTAAGCGTCGGAATAGCTAACAGCTCTAAGTCGCCGCCGGTTTTTACCACGGTAAAACGATAGTTAGTACCCATATCGTCTTCGCCAAGACGCAGAGAATAACCGTTGCTATCAGTGTAGCGATTACAGATGCCTGTGAAATCGAAGCCAGAGAGAAGAGGACTTACCATTGCCGGTGTAGATCTGCTGACTGAGAAACACGGACGTTTGTTAACTCGCTGCTCGTAAATGTTCAGCTGCGACCTTGCGCTCCGGCCGATCGGAGCAGCAACTAATACGAAGTTGGATTCTTCAACGGGAATAGCTGTAAACAGAGAGCCCTGAGCTAAAACTGGCACAGTGCTTAACACAGAAAAAGAAAATCCGGCAGCAGCTGGCAAGAAACGGGCAACCATGGTTGAAAGCTTATTCAAATGAATCATGAAACTCGTTACCCGTCCCAAACTGATGTAACTCAAGCTGGTTTATTCAAGCGAATGGCCACAATAAGCGTCACGATCGTTCCGGGTGCAGCGACTGCCAAAATCCAGCTGGTAACGAGGACACCGAGATCGGGGTCACCATACCCTAGCTCAAACACGCAACCGGTACTAGCAATTCCCAAGATGCAAGCCAAAGCAAGAAATAACCCGGCCAAAGGTTTCATCTGTATGAATTCAAGAAATGCTTTGGACGTACTGAGTTTGAAAGCCATGCTCTTTCAATTCTTTCCGAAGGCAAACTTCATCAGTTACGCGATCTACAAAAAGCACACCATTGAGATGGTCTATTTCATGTTGAATGCAACGAGCCATTAAGCCATCTGCTTTCATCTTTCTTGGCCTTCCCATGTCATCGCGATAACTCAGCTCAATAGCTGTGGGCCTCACCACATTGAGATATACACCGGGAATGCTGAGACAACCCTCCTCATAAGCATTGAGATCAGCACTAGCAGAGGTGATCTCCGGATTAATCAACACTAAAGGTGGCGTGGCAGCGTTTTCCAGATCAAGATCAATCACTAACAACTGCTGATGAACCGCCACCTGGGGGGCAGCCAAACCAATACCCTTCGCGGCATACATACTGCGTAGCATGTCTCGTGCCAGTTCCTGGATCTGGTTGTTCACCTTGCCAATGCGCTGGGCTGGCTGACGAAGCACTGCGGCACCAAGGGTGTGAATCTCCAGTGGAGGAATATCCAGCACAGTTTTCGGTACCAGCACTGCCTCCATGGTCTTATCAGCCCTTCTAGCCAACTGCGCGAAGCTTACCGACAAAGCCACCATTGCATCGATCCGACATTTTAAACGACACCGGACAGGCATCCGGGTTGAAAGAACCGAAGTTGTCCAAAGTATTACTGAAGATATGCTTGAAGCGATCTTTTTTTGAGCAGCAACCTGCGGATAACGAATGCACCATAGTCGCACTAAGCCGTGTCGGCAAACCAAATACATTGAACATTGGGAATTTCACCAGCACCAACAAATCAGCGCCGCTGCTGGGTGCATAACTACGGTGACCGCAGGTTTTTCATCAAATCTAATTTTGATTTATTGAATGTTAGTTACATTATGCTGAAGAGAGGAGAATTCAGAACTTGATGATGGGGCCTAATGCAATTTATAAATTCATGGTCATCGGTGCTGAAGCCAAGCCAAGCTCGCGGTCTTACGTGGGCTGATATAGCGACGGAACTTAATACCCCGAGTTTTGCTACGCTTCAGTCACACGTCAACACTTTTTTAGGTTTTGATGACCTTACTTAATGCCTTTACTAAACTATAACACCAAGGGTACCGTAATCCGTGATTGAACCAATATTCAAATCGAACAAAGACTCTAAGTCAGCCTACTAACCCACTGTCTCTCTGCAAAAAAGCTCTGGCCGTCTATTGCTCCAGTTTCGCAGTAACCCGATAACGTCTCTCCTGTAGCCAATAAAAAGGAAGCCGCAATAAATCTACGGTGTTACCAGATTTTGTAGCGGTACGCAGGGAAGAAGCTAGCCGTGCTTCCGCAGGAAAGCCACCGTAGAAGCAAGCTCGTCGCTGAAATTGTTAATCTCTTCGGAGGTGTTTGTGAAACTTAAGCTGGCGCGAGCTGAAGCTGTTACCCCGTAGTAACGATGAAGCGGCTGGCAGCAATGATGGCCACTACGAATGCAAATGCCAGATGTATCCATTATTACAGCGATGTCGTCAGCATGCACGCCGTCCACAAGAAACGTGGCTAGGGCACCACGTCCAGGCTGTTGCTCAGGCGTTGGGCCCAAAATACGGAGGCCTTCGATCTCTTGCAACTGAGAAAATAGCTGGAGGGTAAGCCGAGCTTCCCATGCTCGAATCGATTCTAAACCGATGACTTGCAAATAGTGAAGCGCTGCGCTCATTCCTACAGCTTCACCGATAGCAGGGGTGCCAGCCTCAAATTTGTGAGGTAGTGCTGCCCAGTTGCTGTGATCTAAAAAAACGTCCTGAATCATCTCACCACCTCCAAGGAATGGTGGCATTTCCTCAAGAAGCGCTTCGCGTGCCCAAAGGAACCCAATCCCGGTCGGACCGCATAGCTTATGAGAGGAACCCACCAGAAAGTCGGCTTCCATTGCGGCTACATTGATCCCTTGATGCGCCAGACTCTGGCATGCATCAACCAACACCAAGGCACCGATACCATGGGCAGCTGGGATGACAGCCTCAAGCGGATTGCAGCAACCCAAAGTATTACTGATGTGCGCTAGGCTAACCAAGCGTGTACGTTTATTCAGTTTCGCCTGGAAATCCTCCAAATCAAAGCGACCCTCTTTAGTGATGCCGACGTGCCTTAATACACAGCCGGTACGCCGAGCCAGAAGCTGCCAGGGTACCAGGTTGCTGTGATGCTCCATCAATGTAAGCAATACTTCATCTCCTACACAAAGATTGGCGTCACCCCAACTACGCGCCACAAGGTTGATCGCCTCGCTGGCATTGCGGGTAAAGACGATCTCGCGAGGACTATTCGCACCAATAAATTTAGCTGCAGTGCTGCGGGCTGCCTCAAACGATTCAGTCGCGCGAGCACTGAGCTGATGAGCTCCCCGATGCACATTGGCGTTGTTACAGCTGTAGTAATGCTGCATAGCCTCAAGCACTTGCCGCGGTTTCTGACTAGTAGCAGCGTGGTCTAAATAAATCAAAGGGCGACCACTAGGAGATTTCTGACCAAAAATCGGAAAATCAGCACGGTACCGTGCTGATAAATCGCTGATATCAGCATTGGATCGCACCTCGGCGGTGCCAGGCTTGGTCATGAAATCAATCCCTTCAATACTCGTTCCAATGGTTGCCAAACCCGGGCATGAACCGGGAGCGTATCCACCACCTCCTGACATGCTCCTCTCAGCAATAACACTGCTGCCTCCGATGCGCTAATGCCACGGCTCTTCAAATAAAAGAGTTCGTCCTCCTGCAATTGAGAAACAGTGGCGCCATGAATACAACGAACATCGTCTGCCAAAATCTCCAACTCTGGTTTGGTGTCGACTCGTGCCCGCTCTGACAACAAGAGATTGCGACTGAGTTGAGCTGCGTTGGTGTGTTGAGCTTGGCGCGGCACAGCGATCGCGCCACTAAATATGGTGTGGGATCGTCCTGCAGCTAAACACTTCTGCAATTGATCAAGTTCTCCCTCTGGACCCTCGAAACGTACCGCCGTATGGACCGCCAACTGTTGCTCACCATCGGCAACAGCTAAGCCTTTCAAATTGGTTGTTGCTTGTCCGCCGACCTGAACTACCCGGGATTCCAGTCTACCCAAAAACCAACCTTGCATCACAGAGGTAAATCTGTACTGGCTATGCGGCTCCTGCTCTACAGCCAACTGGGTCAGCAACGATGCAATACCATCGGCACAGGCCACCAACCCGTGGTTTAGCCGTGCTTCCTGTCCAAGATGCACCTCTAAAATATGGCTATGAGCTGCTCGGTCTTTCCCAATGAAGACTTGCAACAAGTCGACTTCTGCTTCCTCCTCCACCAAGATCACCACTCGAGTTGCAGTAAGGCCAGATGTAGTAGTAATGATTAGCTCTAATGGCGGCACGTTGCCTCGCACCCGCAAAGCCAGAATCTGATGAGTCGAAGCACGGTTAAACTCAGTCAACCAGTCGTCGCTGTAACCACAGCGGCATAACGTGTGGCCGAGCATCTGCTCCAGTTCGTGGGGCTTCAGCACGGTGAGTTCTTCCGGCAAGTTCACGCCTTCTAAGGGGTCGCTAATGCCATCTAGTACAAGCCTCAACGTACCGTCCACTACTGGCGGTGTATCCGGTGACTTGCTAGAAACCGTACTGATCGGCAATTGGCTAACACCCTCAAGTCGACGTAAATCAGTCAAACGCCAAGCTTCTTGATGACGCGTTGGCAAACCAAGTCGATTTAATGCCTCTCTACCTTTTTGCCGGACTGGTGTTAGAACGCTTTGAATGCTCGATAGAGCCATGGTTTAGATAGCTCCTTGCGCAGCAAGCTCCTTATCTACCCAGTCGTAGCCGGTTTGCTCTAATTCCAGCGCCAACTCTCGGCCGCCAGTACGAAGAATGCAACCTGAAGCCATTACGTGGACATAGTCCGGAGTGATCTCATCAAGAAGGCGTTGATAGTGTGTAATTAAAAGGGTTGCATTCTCAGCGGTAGCTAACTGATTCACACCGTTGGCTACGATGCGCAGTGCGTCTATGTCTAGACCAGAATCGGTCTCGTCGAGAACCGCAACCACAGGTTCAAGCAAGGCCATCTGCAAAATCTCATTGCGTTTCTTTTCTCCACCTGAGAAACCCTCATTGACACTGCGCTCCAGGAATGCCGGATCCATTTGAACAATCTTGAGACGTTCGCGAACGTGATCTTCGAAATCAAAGGTATCCAACTCTTCAAGTCCCCGCTTGCCACGACGTGCGTTAGTGGCGACTCGCAAAAATTCCAAATTACTCACACCGGGAATTTCTACCGGATACTGAAAACCTAAGAAAAGACCAAGCCGCGCCCGCTCCTCCGCTTCTTGCTCAAATAAGTCCTCACCGCGATAGCGCACGGAACCGGAGGTAGCGCGGTAAGCTGGGTGCCCTGCCAGCACCTTAGACAAGGTGCTCTTTCCGCTGCCATTACGTCCCATGACGGCGTGGATTTCGCCAGCTCGCACCTGAAGATTCACACCTTTTAAAATGGGCTGATCCTCTACAGAAACGTGTAGATCATTGATGTCAAGAAGAAGCTCAGCGTCGGGGCAGATCACTTGAAAGAGAATTGATAGAACAAAGTGATGCTGAGAGTAAGGATCAACCCACGGACCCTTCAAGCTTGAGAGCCAGCAGCTTGTCGGCTTCCGCCGCAAATTCCATCGGCAGCTGGTTAAACACGTCTCGGCAAAAGCCGCTCACCATCATTGAAACCGCCTCCTCAAAATCGATACCACGACTTTGCAGATAGAAGAGTTGGTCCTCAGAGATTCGGCAAGTACTGGCTTCGTGTTCAATAGCAGCCTGAGGTTGCTGCGAACGGATATAAGGGTAAGTGTTAGCTGCGGCTTGATTACCGATCAACATAGAATCGCACTGGCTGTAATTCCGAGCACCTTTAGCTGCAGTACCCATCTGCACAAGGCCACGGTAGCTGTTGCTGGAATTACCAGCACTGATACCCTTGCTCACGATCGTAGAACGTGTGCGAGGGCCAACATGAATCATTTTCGTACCTGTATCCGCCTGCTGACGATTGTTCGTGAGAGCTACAGAATAGAACTCACCTACGGAGTCAGCGCCTTGTAAAACACAGCTAGGGTACTTCCAGGTGATTGCCGAGCCAGTCTCCACTTGAGTCCAGCTAATGCGACTACGAGCACCTCGGCATTGACCACGCTTGGTGACAAAATTGAAGATGCCGCCAACACCATTCTCGTCGCCAGCGTACCAGTTCTGAACAGTGGAGTATTTAATGGAGGCATCATCCAGAACCACCAGCTCCACAACGGCAGCATGTAGTTGGTTAGTGTCGAACATCGGTGCTGTACACCCCTCGAGATAACTCACCGAAGCACTCTCCTCGGCAACGATCAGAGTGCGTTCAAACTGACCTGTGTCACCAGAATTGATCCGAAAATAAGTCGAGAGCTCCATAGGGCACTTTACTCCTTTCGGAACGAACACAAAGGAGCCGTCGCTAAACACAGCAGAATTGAGAGCAGCGAAATAGTTATCATTACTAGCCACTACCGAACCTAAGTAACGTTCAATGAGCTCTGGATGTTTTTTAACCGCTTCTGTGAAAGAGCAGAATACTACCCCGTACTCAGCCAGCTTTTCTTTGTAAGTAGTAGCAACTGAAACGCTGTCGAACACCGCGTCAACGGCGACGTTGCTGAGGCGCTTTTGCTCACTAATAGGGATACCCAGCTTATCAAAAGTTTCAAGTAGCTTTGGGTCAACCTCGTTGAGGTGCGCTTTTTTTTCTCGCTGCTTTGGGGCAGCGTAGTAGACGATGTCTTGATAATCGACTGCATCGTAGCCCAAGGCAGCCCAGTTGGGCTCTTCCAATGTGAGCCAGTGGCGAAAGGCTTTGAGCCGGAAGTTGAGCAGAAAATCTGGCTCGTCCTTCTTCGAAGAGATAAGTCGGACGACCTCGTCATTCAGACCCTTGTCGATCTTATCAGTCTCGATCTCAGTCACAAAGCCGTACTTGTACGGCTGGCTGACGAGATCCCGAGTGGAGGTGCTGGTCATTCAAGTCAGCCTGCGGCGGCTTCGATCATTTCCGTAGTGATAGTCTGCGTCTTTTGTGGACAAGCGAAAGGGTTGTCTTCAGTAAGGAACAGCATGCAATGACACTCCTTACGCTCACGCATGGGAACACAAGGGCAATTCCAAAACGCTTGAGACACTTCTGCCTCCTTGTCTTCGTAATGACGGCAAGGGCAAAGAGCACTGCCAAGTTGATCCTTGTGACGTGCAAGACCCTTAAGGACGACAGCGGTCACGCTGGACTCAGAGCAGAAGTACGTGCCTGTGCGCTGAGCGTAAGCTTGCGCGAATTTGCGGATGATTCCCAGACTTTCAGCGGTCGGCTCGGGAGTGGCGTCAGACATGGAGTGAAGTGGCAAACTACGAAACCCCGAGGTTTCCTTAGCTTAAATTCTAGGCCAAGATGCTCCCCGCTGGTGACTTCAACCATCACCGTCACGTTCCGTGAAAGTTCGACTTCTCATGGCAAGGACTAGTGATTTAGCTGATTTAGCCGAAACACAATGCATGCCAGTTTACGCGATTGCGGATACTATTTCTGGACTCCGACATATTGAGGGCTATTTTTGACCTTTCTTGGTCTGGCTTATCGGAAGACGCTTTTAAACGATTGCTTTAACGACAAGAGAAAGAGAAAGCGTTTTATTGCCCTAATGCGTATACCAAGATAGCCAACGAAGCAATGACTTGCTTGAGGCGTAACTACAACAGTTTTCTTGACTGCTAAGCAGAGAAATCTATGCCAGGATCATACGGAGTTGATCCCCAATGAAAAGCGCATTTTTTTAGTTTGATTAGAATCAATATAGAACCGCCGAAAACTCTCGACTGTAGGTCACGTAATCGCCCCCAATTTGTTCCACTGTGTCCGGTTGCAACGCGTAACGCGTGTCCACTAGTAGTCGAAGGTAGACACACTTGGGTGGTTTCGAAATTAAACCGATTAATATTCAATGAGAATCGACGCTGAAACGATCGCCCGCATCGACTCTACGCTCCTCCCTCAGTTGGATCGTCATCATCTACGACTGCTTATTCACTGCCTTGAGAGCTTTCGTAGCATGAATCGTAAAACCGACGGCGCCTTGCCTGACGTAGATCAGCGGCGTCGTTGGTGCGAACAACAGCCAATGGTGGCAAGAGACACAAGATTCTTGAACGTTCTTCTCAGCCAGCTAAACAACGCAGCGCTGCAGCTTGAGTTACTTGCCGACAGCTGTGGCAAGCAGCCGCTACACCTCAGCCTTGATGACCTGATCGCAGCAGCAGAAATACGCTGCCAAAACTAGACTTTGCACTATTGAGCTGCCATTGTTTCAGTGCAGCTATCCCACGGCGATGACTCTTGAGATCCCCAATGCTCTCAGTTTCTTCCGTCTTAGTTGCGGTCGTTGGAAATCCCAACGCAGCCAGCATCACTTGCTTCATCGCCGGGCTGAAGCCGGCTCATCTTTTATTGTTGTCGAGGAGCTATCGAAAAGCGATGAACGGCTTGCTGAAATCGCTAAATGCAATGGTGAAGCGGTCAGCCGACTCATCGGCGGTTGCCGGGTCCGCTGGAGCGGATCTATGGCTTGGGATCGCGTCGGTGAATCTCATCAAGACCAGACCATGTTTGGCTTGATCCCTACTGACGACGCCGGACGCCACGGCCTATTGCTGCGGGATCGGGGTTACGCCGAAAAAACCCCAGTCGCTGGCCAGTTCCACATGGATGATGAAAACGGTCTCATCCTTGCCACAAATTACGAAATGATGAGCTCTCTAGAGCGCTTTTGGTTTGCTGGACCAAACCTGCGTTTACGCACAAGCACTGTTCAAGGGCTCTCCAACAACGCATCTTTCTGCATGGAAACCCGCCAGCTGGACAAAGGTTTTGAAGCCCCCATTCCTCCATCATCAAGTGCAAGTTCACTTGCGCCATTTGGCTGGTGAGTAAATTTGCTCAGGTA comes from the Synechococcus sp. M16CYN genome and includes:
- a CDS encoding phycobiliprotein lyase yields the protein MTLEIPNALSFFRLSCGRWKSQRSQHHLLHRRAEAGSSFIVVEELSKSDERLAEIAKCNGEAVSRLIGGCRVRWSGSMAWDRVGESHQDQTMFGLIPTDDAGRHGLLLRDRGYAEKTPVAGQFHMDDENGLILATNYEMMSSLERFWFAGPNLRLRTSTVQGLSNNASFCMETRQLDKGFEAPIPPSSSASSLAPFGW